The Acinetobacter sp. GSS19 genome includes a region encoding these proteins:
- a CDS encoding NirD/YgiW/YdeI family stress tolerance protein, with product MQACKQVILAMSLGLTSMMALADQHHSPANTITTVKQAFTANNDTPVRLTGYIVKAMGDEKYQFRDDTGLITVDIDIDKLQGQSLSAKNKITIHGEVDIDHKPRKQVEIEVDQIKF from the coding sequence ATGCAAGCATGCAAACAGGTGATTTTAGCCATGAGTTTAGGCCTGACCTCGATGATGGCGCTAGCGGATCAACACCATTCCCCTGCCAACACGATAACAACTGTCAAACAGGCATTCACTGCAAATAATGATACTCCAGTACGTTTGACGGGTTATATCGTTAAAGCGATGGGTGATGAAAAATATCAATTCCGTGATGATACGGGTTTGATCACGGTTGATATTGATATTGATAAATTGCAGGGTCAGTCACTTTCAGCAAAAAATAAAATTACGATCCATGGTGAAGTCGACATTGATCATAAGCCACGTAAGCAGGTGGAAATTGAGGTAGATCAGATCAAATTCTAA
- a CDS encoding sensor histidine kinase has translation MTAVVSLQTKLIKTSLLSSIVAGILALLIFIGISWYQTTETQDEIMHEVAGMLLIKSIQLGTEQSVDELSDEFEIQYRLSSPNQLITQSEHFEFDTQQTTWNLGFNSTYGLVWQQHQLWRTYHENRPEVGMSVLLVQPMGERFQVVGNSIAGYSLVLLVLWLIQWLILHFAIRRHFRTLQQLSNNISCKGIEDLSPIQTPSPVFKELQPILLQLNQLLTRLKDSLIAEQRFTADASHELRSPLSAIQMRLQVLKRKYPEMAQDFIPVQQDVSRGVQVLENLLLLARLDPAHADQLPRTELFLDTVFQDVLQALQPFSQQKLVMIQVDITAGLSVQVNEQLFFTCIRNLVDNAIRYATHQGQVLIYAEQQADTVEISIENSGSGISDEVLQRLGERFYRALGTQTQGSGLGLSICKKIIELHKGKISFEPSKLGGLKVSLRLPNLLDRQETI, from the coding sequence ATGACAGCGGTTGTTTCATTACAAACGAAATTAATCAAGACTTCACTGCTCAGCTCAATTGTGGCTGGGATTTTGGCATTACTTATTTTCATCGGTATTTCCTGGTATCAAACCACGGAAACACAGGATGAAATCATGCATGAAGTGGCCGGTATGTTACTCATCAAAAGCATACAGTTGGGCACAGAACAATCTGTAGATGAATTAAGTGATGAGTTTGAGATCCAATACCGCCTGAGTTCACCAAACCAGTTGATAACACAATCCGAGCATTTCGAATTTGATACCCAGCAAACCACATGGAATTTGGGTTTTAACTCTACTTATGGTTTGGTCTGGCAGCAGCACCAATTATGGCGAACTTATCATGAAAATCGTCCAGAAGTCGGTATGAGCGTTCTGCTGGTACAACCGATGGGTGAACGTTTTCAGGTCGTTGGAAACAGTATCGCCGGTTATAGTTTGGTGCTGTTAGTCTTGTGGTTAATACAGTGGTTAATTTTACATTTTGCGATACGACGTCATTTTAGAACCTTGCAGCAACTATCCAATAATATTTCCTGTAAAGGGATCGAGGATTTATCACCGATTCAGACACCCTCGCCCGTTTTTAAAGAATTGCAACCGATCCTATTGCAATTAAATCAATTGCTCACACGCCTGAAAGATTCCTTGATTGCCGAGCAGCGCTTCACCGCAGATGCATCCCATGAATTACGTTCGCCGTTATCTGCCATTCAAATGCGTTTACAAGTTTTGAAACGTAAGTATCCTGAAATGGCACAGGATTTTATTCCTGTTCAGCAGGATGTTAGCCGTGGCGTGCAGGTGTTGGAGAATTTATTGCTTCTGGCCCGTTTGGACCCCGCCCATGCTGATCAGTTGCCTAGAACTGAGCTATTTCTTGACACCGTTTTTCAAGACGTGCTGCAAGCTTTACAGCCTTTTTCTCAACAAAAATTAGTGATGATCCAGGTCGATATAACTGCTGGATTATCTGTTCAGGTAAATGAGCAACTCTTTTTCACATGTATACGCAATCTTGTTGATAATGCTATTCGTTATGCAACACACCAAGGGCAAGTGCTGATCTATGCTGAACAGCAGGCGGATACCGTCGAAATCAGCATTGAAAATAGTGGTTCAGGAATCAGTGATGAGGTATTACAACGTTTAGGAGAACGTTTTTATCGGGCACTCGGGACACAGACTCAAGGATCTGGTTTGGGACTATCGATCTGTAAAAAAATTATTGAATTACATAAAGGCAAAATCAGCTTTGAACCCTCCAAGCTCGGTGGTCTGAAAGTTTCTCTTCGACTTCCCAACTTACTTGATCGTCAGGAG
- a CDS encoding response regulator transcription factor yields the protein MRILLAEDDHSQAESIKTWLEMDGYNVDWVERGDHALLAIEQHSYDCILLDRGLPKTTGDEILTALRTKEFATPVIFLTARDSINDRVEGLDLGANDYLIKPFSLEELSARVRTQLRRQQSNTGQQLSFANLRLDPHAKTLMKDKDVINLTSKEFQILYKLMQKPDHVITRDQLEESLYAWGDEIESNAIEVFIYQLRKKIGSQYIKTIRGLGYRMSQN from the coding sequence ATGCGTATTTTACTTGCAGAAGATGATCATTCTCAGGCTGAAAGCATTAAAACCTGGCTTGAAATGGATGGTTATAATGTAGATTGGGTTGAGCGCGGAGACCATGCGCTGTTGGCGATTGAGCAGCACAGCTATGATTGTATATTACTTGATCGTGGTTTACCCAAAACCACGGGTGATGAGATTTTAACAGCCTTAAGGACAAAAGAATTCGCCACCCCTGTCATTTTTCTGACCGCACGTGACAGTATTAATGACCGCGTCGAAGGTCTAGATTTGGGTGCAAATGATTATCTGATTAAACCTTTTAGCTTAGAAGAGCTATCCGCACGAGTCCGTACACAATTGCGCCGTCAGCAAAGCAACACTGGACAGCAACTGAGTTTTGCGAATTTAAGATTGGATCCACACGCTAAAACTCTGATGAAAGATAAGGACGTCATCAACTTAACGTCTAAAGAGTTTCAGATTTTATATAAACTCATGCAAAAGCCAGATCATGTCATCACCCGAGATCAACTAGAGGAATCGTTATATGCTTGGGGAGATGAAATTGAAAGCAATGCCATTGAAGTCTTTATTTATCAATTACGCAAAAAAATAGGCAGTCAATATATTAAAACGATTCGTGGACTGGGTTATCGGATGAGTCAAAACTAA